GCCCGAACATAATCTTCTCCATCTTCTCCTTTTAAAAACTTATATTCTTGTATTTTATGAAAACCAATCAGAAATTTATGACATTAAAGGACAAACTCTGTATACGTTTTCTTCTATATTCTAAAAAACAGGGTAAATTACCCCGTTTTTTTACAACCACAACCGCCCCCGGTACCACAACCACCGCCACAGCCACCCGCATCAAAAAACGGATTTCCTGTTGGAACTTTAACGGAAGGAGATACCTCAGAACCAATTGCTACACTAACTTCATCTAATAACTTTTGTAAAGCAGTTTCTGCTCTTTTAAAGGCTGCAACCTTATCATGCATATCTACAGAACGCTTTAATTCCCTCATTTTCGTCGAAACGAAAGTATAATCAGGATGATATTTACCAAAGCGTTGCACTTCTTCATATCGCTCTTTCATCGCTGTAAATTGCTGAATTAGCGTCTGGACTTCTATATCTTCTTGTAAATCCTTATAATACTTACGATAATCTTCTGCTATATCTGAACAGATAATCGCTTTTGCAAGCTGCTCTGCCTTATCTAAAATCAATACGCTTTCCAGCGTCGCTACAATCATGAGAGACACCTCCGAGTATTCATCATAACACATTTAGAACAGAACTACTAATTGAAGTGTCTCACCTAAAAGAAAGATATGATTCTAACTACTTTTCATACAATCCCCTTACACTCTTTATACACTAATATGCTCCGCAATATTATATTTAAGAACATCCCATTTCCCGCTATTCTCTTTCACATAGCTAATACATGCGTTTTTTAACGGCGTTTTAAATGTAATTTCATCTGGTGCAATTGCGTGTAAAATAGCTTTTATTGCATGTGAATGTGCAACAATGATAATACGTTTATCTCCATGTGCTGCTGCAACCTCTTGTAAAGCCGTAAAACAGCGCTCTACAATTTCTTCATCCTGCTCCATTCCTTCTACATTACCATCTGCAATTAACTCTCTAACGGCCGCAACTGGTTTCCCAGAAGCTTCCCCAAAATTACGTTCCATAAATCGCTCATCTAATAAAATAGATGGTAATCCAATAGCCCCAGCAATTTCCTTAGCTGTTTCTTGCGCTCTAATTAACGGGCTACTTATAAGGACATCCCACGATTCCGCTTGCAAGGCAGCTGCGCTTTGACTCGCTTGCTTTTTCCCAACTTCGTTAAGCGGAATATCTTCGCGTCCTTGAATAATCTCTTGAAAATTCCAATCAGTTTGTCCATGTCGTACTAAACAAATTTCCGTCATGCTGCAACTCCTTTTTAAATAATCCGATTCTATTGTAACAAAAGTTTTGCATGACGGACATAGTTTTCACCTTCCAATTACGTCACATTTTGCTGCTTCATATA
This genomic interval from Bacillus cereus contains the following:
- a CDS encoding YlbF family regulator, producing the protein MIVATLESVLILDKAEQLAKAIICSDIAEDYRKYYKDLQEDIEVQTLIQQFTAMKERYEEVQRFGKYHPDYTFVSTKMRELKRSVDMHDKVAAFKRAETALQKLLDEVSVAIGSEVSPSVKVPTGNPFFDAGGCGGGCGTGGGCGCKKTG
- a CDS encoding histidine phosphatase family protein, whose translation is MTEICLVRHGQTDWNFQEIIQGREDIPLNEVGKKQASQSAAALQAESWDVLISSPLIRAQETAKEIAGAIGLPSILLDERFMERNFGEASGKPVAAVRELIADGNVEGMEQDEEIVERCFTALQEVAAAHGDKRIIIVAHSHAIKAILHAIAPDEITFKTPLKNACISYVKENSGKWDVLKYNIAEHISV